Within Babylonia areolata isolate BAREFJ2019XMU chromosome 3, ASM4173473v1, whole genome shotgun sequence, the genomic segment aaacaacaacaacaaaacaaaacaaaaacaaaatcaaacaaacaaacaaaaaaacccaacaaaaaacaaaaaaaaccgaaaaaacaacaaccccaaaacaaaccaacaacaacaaaaaaccgacccTGTTCTCTATCCATTCTCTCATCCCTTATCCCCATGAAAAACATGTAACATAAACAGTAGGGTCTGTATAcgtgcatattacacacacactctcacacgcacgcagacacacagtttcagtttcagtagctcaaggaggcgtcactgcgttcggacaaatccatatacgctacaccacatatgccaagcagatgcctgaccagcagcgcaaccgaacgtgccttgagaaaaaaaaaggtaaacaaataatagataaatacattaaaaaaaaagaaaagaactcctacttatacatattattattaaaaacaaacagatactgatactgtgatggGAGATGCACGGGAATTACTAAATTCTGATTTATTTCAGTCCAAAGTGGTGGCAGATGAGAATACACTCATTCTATCTCGATTGAGATCACTGTGCTTATTTTTCTCTCTGGCAAAGCCAGGAAAaccaaatctctctctttctctctctttgggtAAAAAGATTTTCCTTAACATAAAGCGTACTGCACAACCCGTAACttcaattgttttttttatttgagaaAGCAGCTGATTCTTGTATACTTTGAAACGTTTCCTATGATCCATTGAATAATATTACATCTAATAGTCTTAGATATGACGAGTCTCCTTATCAAGCAATTTATATTTGTTTTGCGACATATACATCCTGCCAACTAACGTTTTAGTTCCAGAAGCGTGCGAACAATTACCTTTTGGAAAAGTTCGGAAAATCGAAACAACAGAAAATGGTATTACTTCTAACAATACTTATACCATTCTGCTGTAGTGGTTTTGCATTTGATTGATTTATCAGGACGATATTTCAGGTTTTTGTACTGTCTTTTTGCTTATATGGTAATCTGGTAGAAAAATAGTTGCTTTGTGCAGTGTAATGTGCATTTTTCTGACAGCTAAACAGTAAACTGCAATGAATTTGCAGCACTCCAGGTCACAGTGTATGATGGAGAGAGTAAACAATAGCAAATCAGACTTGAAAAGAAGAATCAGAGCCAGTATTATTAaaagttaaaacattttttttgcatCATCCCCAAATGAGTAAAAATGCATAGGCATCTCGGTCAGTGACAAGTACTCATCCATTGGGTAAACTGTAGACTGAAGGAAGGAGCTACAGCTCTGTACCCATTAGACTTTAGAGAATGTGGTTAGACCGAAATAGAGATGACTTGATCCAGCTGACTTAGAGAATGTGGTAAGACTAAATAGAGATGACTTGATCCAGCTGACTTAGAGAATGTGGTAAGACTAAATAGAAATGACTTGATCCAGTTGCATAACTATgattgtattcatgtgtgtgtgcacaaaggcatgtgagagtgtatgtgtgtgtgtgtgcatagagggGTGGGCGGAGTGATGATGGTtggtgactgttgtgtgtgtatggatgtgtgtgtatggttcttTGTGTGAGTAATGTGTGTCTGAAGAGAGTGTGGGGGCAGTGTGATAgtggtggctatgtgtgtgttgctgtgtactAATGTGTGCAGGTGCTCTGTGTTTTTGTACTGTGGTAACCCACTAAACATTGCAATAATTTTGACATTGAATATTTGTGACAACATTTGTGTGCTCTTCACTTTTTTCCCCAGTTACCGCTGTCCCTGTTACGAACAGCTGTCAACCATCCCATGGTGAGATTTAGCAGCTTTTCCCTCTTAATTTCATGGTTCAGGGGCAAACGGTTAGTTTTCAATATCACTAAAAAAAGAATTATCCTGGCCCATATCTGACAGttttgatgattttgttttgatttaattGTCTGTTAAAAACTTATATGCATGATACTAATAGTGGTCAAATAATCAGTCTGTCAGCATCAGACATATGTTAAAGAAGAATTGGGGGAATATTGTAAtgatcagacaaaaaaaaatactCATTAACTTAttgattattactgttattagtcATGTGTGATTTGAAGAGCACTGTAATGATCAGACAAAAACTGTTCATTAACTGATTAAGCATTACTGTTACTTATTATTATGTGTaattttatcatattttattttacAACTACAGGCAGTCAGTGTTTTCCTCATTTTGAAATGAAGTAATATTGCATTTATATTGGAAATGATTTAATATCATTTACATATTTAGAATAGATAATGTTTCGTttgaagtggggtttttttcttcctttttttttaacagtagtttgttttgtcataaaaagaacctttttttttctatttgtatttgttgatTCATGAATCATAGTATTATGACTTGAACATGATGTGACTGTGTTGCAGCTGGTAGAGTTGAAGAATGGAGAAACATACAATGGACATTTAGTGAGCTGTGACAACTGGATGAATATTAATCTCCGAGAAGTCATCTGTACCTCCAGGGTCAGTAACTTAATGTCATGTGTTTATGACAAAGAAATAGTTTACTTATTTTGGTATGCCAGTGGTATTGACATTGCTTGTTATGACAATGACAGTTGTAATACTTGACAGAGTTAATATCACATAGATCATTCatatttgttgttattgaaaAAATGTTGtgctttaaaagaaaacaagttttatcaatatatatatatatatatatatatatatatatatatatatatatatataaaagaatgttGAAGGGTTATCAGTGTTATTAATAGGCAGGTTATAGAAACATAAACATTACTGTGATTACATAGCATGTGTCCATCCCTCAAGATAGAGTGTGCTACTGATatggcaaaaaaaacccaaaaaaactcatACAAATGAATGGACACCGGAAAACTTTGTAGAGGCCTCTCAAACTAAAATGACTAAGATAATCTTTGCTTTCCCAGTTTCTGTCAGCTATGTGGAAACATTAATGTTCAATTTATGGGAGTCTGACTACTGTACTGTTACAGGATGGAGACAGATTTTGGAAGATGCCAGAGTGCTACATTCGCGGCAGCACCATCAAGTACTTGAGAATCCCTGATGAAGTGATAGACATGGTGAAAGAAGAAGTTGTCCAGAAGTCAAAAGGCAGAGGAGATTTCAAGTCTCGAGGTGGAGGCAACCAGCGTGGAAGAGGCAGAGGTACAGATACAtattctatatatatgtgtgtgtgtgtgtgtgtgtgtgtgtgtgtgtgtgtttacatgattTCTTCCATTACCTGAATGCCTTTTCACTTTGATATTACTTATTAGACATGTaatgtgaatgtgtgcttgtgtgtgtatgtgcatgcttgtgtgcatttgtgtgcacatATTAGTAAATGGGGAATATATGCGAGCATGCCTGTGTTAATATGAATAGATGTGTGAAGAATGACTGCCTGCTGTGTAGAGGAGTGTTCATTCATTATAATCTGATCCTGAAATCTTGGCCTGTTTTGAAGCTTTCATTTTATGCTTTGTTCCATTATTTATCGATACGGAAAAGGAAAACTTAAGCCAAGTTAAGGTGCTTTCGGAACAAATTCATCCTTCATTTTACAGTTGTTAATTCAAAATTACTTTATTCATCAATGTCGTGCTTGTCGTTGTTGCATGTTTTACAATGGACCACTGGCGTGCTTGTTTTCCTCAGGAGCATTCCAGGCTGGTGGTCGAGGTGGACGCGGAGGGGGtcgaggagggggaggtggtggacagCAGAGGCCAGGGAAGACCAGAGGACAGTAGACTTCCATTTAGATTAAGAGTTCACGTCCCTTCATTTCACTCCATCGTTGCTGAGGACTACTTGAAactggcagcacagcacagcacactacctTGGAAATGTGAATGTTCTGGAAATGTGCTGGGACATCTGCAATGTGCAGTTCCTACTTCCTTGTGTCATAGAGCTTGTTATCAACTGCTGGATGCTAGAAAACTGAAAGCTAAACACAATGATAGTTGGATGTTTTGGtgaagtttattttgcagtaagaCATGGACTTCTCTCCTGTATAGCATTTGATCTGTGTGTTTACCCACAGTGGGTTCATACCAGTACATCCACTAGCACAGGAAACAGAATATGTTAACAATGTTCAGAACAAGAGGAATTATACATGATATGATGAATGGAGACAAATCTCCACGTAGTTACAGTATGATGGAAACTCATATTAGGTAAGGATAAAGTCATGCATGAGACTtgattatgtctttttttttcaggtgacaTGCAattttgtgttctgtatttgttatttatCCATGTATCCATCCATGGCTTTGTCTTCACTTAAATCCTCAAATGCAACATGCAGTTAACTCTGACAAAACATGTAGCTTAGATATAATCAAAAACTGCATCGTAATGTGCATGGATTTTGATAAGAGGAGACGGGCGTGTCAACATTTATATTCTGTTttcgtgacagagagaggagggatgtggtggggagTTAGAAAAGAACATCTGAAGTTGCAGATTCCTCATTAACTCTCTGCTTAAAGTGTCTCAATGCCATGGAATTTACAAGTTTCTATTTCTCACTTGCATTCATTTTACACAGATACTTGCTGTTTTTTGGTTATTTAAGTAAGCATCTAGGTTTAAAaatgttttactttatttttttgagGGGCATCATTTGTGAATAAGAGGATAGTTGCCATCTTGATGCCTGAAAAAGCTTTGATAGTATTATTAAATCTCAAGATCATTTATTGATGTGCAGGCTTTCAGTCTGATAAATTGTGAACAGCAAGTGACCAAGAAAATAATTATGTAGAAAGAGGCAACTGCTTACTGTGAAGTCACAAGCCAGGCAAAGCTCCTTCCTCACGGAGCTTGTTAAGCCTTTTCAGTTACGAACTTACGTCCTTTGTTTCATTGCATTACTGACTTGCGTTCATCCCTGATTCCATTGTTTACACAGTGTGTTGTATGTGCAAGAACAGAACAAGAGTTTTTGTTGAATTGTTGACCAAGAATGAAAAAGATAAGATTCAGTTCAGATCCAGGATTGTGGTCATGTATACAGtgcaaggttttttgtttttgatattcaTGAAAAgctcagagaaaaagaaaatactgaGAGTTGGAGGATCAGTTCAGTTAAAGTTCTGTGTGAGAGGAGAGATGATGTCTATGTGAGAGACTAAAGAATAATTACTGTGAGTGTCCTTTGTATATGAGCGATGGTTGGATTGTTCAGTCTGTTGATTGGAGTGCTATATTTGCAATCAGGTGAAGTTCATAATTTTATGTTCAttcatgttttgcattttttCAACAGAAAGATGTCGGAATAAAtaatgagaaaacaacaacaaaaccttgtcATTGGATGTGAGATGGGGACTTGTGTAATCTTTGTTATAATCAATGAAGATTTTAAATTTGAACAAATTGTAAAAATGCATGATTGATACCAACTTCAAGCAAGTTctactaaaaagaaaaaagtaatatgCTTCAGAATAGATTTAGCAGATCATTATTAGTCACCAAAGGTACAGCTTTGAATTTGAAACATCTTCAAATGACCTAAGTGTGCTTTCAAACACTACTTTGAGTGAATtaaccatgtgtgtgtatgtgtgtgcatgttgtgtatgcatctgtgagaACGTTTATGTGTACATATTTCATATATATTTCA encodes:
- the LOC143279740 gene encoding U6 snRNA-associated Sm-like protein LSm4, with protein sequence MLPLSLLRTAVNHPMLVELKNGETYNGHLVSCDNWMNINLREVICTSRDGDRFWKMPECYIRGSTIKYLRIPDEVIDMVKEEVVQKSKGRGDFKSRGGGNQRGRGRGAFQAGGRGGRGGGRGGGGGGQQRPGKTRGQ